Proteins found in one Prosthecochloris aestuarii DSM 271 genomic segment:
- the trbG gene encoding P-type conjugative transfer protein TrbG, whose translation MLEASLEPEQPAPEVRITPTPLAQNRQQPLPKPDHPEQQNHRPWLVIEQANASSAQNPDSHGYFNAIMTYDYTEGYLYQVYTAPLRLTDIQLQPGEKIVGTPAAGDTVRWVVGVGRSIKDGKEQQHIYVKPTKPGLQTTLIVTTDRRTYHIELHSYRETYMASVAWSYPHDDLREQISQIRSTTDPQVDISKLNFDYTVRVKNGRQPAWLPVKVFDDGTKTFIQFSRDMLVREAPALFVLGEEGSAQLVNYRMKNNYYIVDRLFDRAELRLGENNQNIVRIVRR comes from the coding sequence ATGCTTGAAGCCAGTCTCGAGCCCGAACAGCCCGCCCCAGAGGTGCGGATCACACCGACGCCGCTGGCACAGAACAGGCAGCAGCCCCTCCCGAAGCCAGATCATCCGGAGCAGCAGAACCACAGGCCATGGCTGGTCATCGAGCAGGCCAACGCATCATCGGCCCAGAATCCCGACAGCCACGGGTACTTCAACGCCATCATGACCTACGACTACACCGAAGGCTACCTCTACCAGGTCTACACCGCACCGCTGAGGCTTACCGACATCCAGCTGCAGCCAGGCGAGAAGATCGTCGGCACACCGGCAGCCGGAGACACCGTCCGCTGGGTGGTCGGCGTAGGGAGGAGCATAAAGGACGGAAAGGAGCAGCAGCATATCTACGTCAAGCCTACAAAGCCCGGACTGCAGACCACCCTGATCGTCACCACCGACCGCAGGACCTACCACATCGAACTGCACAGCTACCGCGAAACCTACATGGCCTCCGTCGCGTGGAGCTACCCTCACGACGATCTCCGGGAGCAGATATCGCAGATCCGTTCAACCACCGATCCGCAGGTCGATATCTCGAAGCTCAACTTCGACTACACAGTGAGGGTAAAGAACGGGAGACAACCCGCATGGCTGCCCGTCAAGGTGTTTGATGACGGCACAAAGACCTTCATCCAGTTCTCCCGTGACATGCTCGTGCGCGAGGCACCGGCACTGTTCGTGCTGGGAGAGGAAGGTTCGGCCCAGCTGGTCAACTACCGCATGAAAAACAACTACTACATCGTCGACAGGCTCTTTGATCGGGCAGAGCTGCGCCTCGGAGAGAACAACCAGAACATTGTGCGCATCGTGCGACGCTAA